The Oncorhynchus tshawytscha isolate Ot180627B linkage group LG30, Otsh_v2.0, whole genome shotgun sequence genome includes a region encoding these proteins:
- the slc22a21 gene encoding solute carrier family 22 member 5 isoform X2 codes for MTENGYEDNTAFLGEWGPFQQMVFFLLCLSIIPNGFTGMSIVFIGDTPSHHCLIPANANITGEWRNHSIPLEEESGTVVLSKCARYKLDVIQSFSERGYVPGIDVNVSEIQHETCLDGWEYDRGTYISTIVSEWDLVCADKWKNPLTSSVFFCGVLTGSFLSGQLSDRFGRKNVLFATMGVQTVFTFIQVFSPTWVVFCALFFVVGMGQISNYVAAFVLGTEILSPSKRIIYSTLGVCMFYTIGYTLLPAVAFFIRDWRMLMLALTLPGFLYVPFWWFIPESPRWLLSQGRVEEAEAILRDAARRNRVTAPEVIFRPVQLELKAGKLVAHNICDLVRSSNIRWVSITLWLVWTILSIGYFALSLNTSNLAGSSYLNCFLSAAIEVPAYIMAWLMFRCCPRRLCLFSTLFLGGVVLLCINLIPPKMLGKFGVTAAFSIVYAYTAELYPTVVRNTAIGACSMASRVGSISAPYFIYLGGCSKSLPYILMGSLTALSGLLSLLLPESHRMPLPDTITHMQTFPGWKKRSVYKLSQSTGEEDVSDTL; via the exons ATGACTGAGAATGGCTATGAGGATAACACTGCCTTTCTTGGGGAATGGGGACCGTTCCAACAGATGGTGTTCTTTCTCTTATGTTTGAGTATCATCCCTAACGGCTTTACAGGTATGTCTATTGTGTTCATCggtgatacaccatcccaccaTTGCCTCATACCCGCAAATGCGAACATTACTGGCGAATGGAGAAATCACAGTATTCCTTTGGAGGAGGAAAGCGGGACTGTTGTGCTCAGTAAATGTGCCAGATACAAACTCGATGTCATACAGAGTTTCTCAGAAAGAGGTTATGTCCCAGGGATCGATGTCAACGTTTCTGAAATACAACACGAGACCTGTTTGGATGGCTGGGAATACGATCGGGGGACGTACATCTCCACCATTGTGTCCGAG tGGGACCTGGTGTGTGCTGATAAGTGGAAGAACCCATTGACCTCTTCTGtgttcttctgtggtgtcctcacTGGCTCCTTCCTCTCTGGCCAGCTCTCTGACAG GTTTGGGAGGAAAAATGTTCTCTTTGCCACCATGGGAGTTCAGACTGTGTTCACATTTATCCAGGTCTTCTCTCCAACCTGGGTTGTATTCTGTGCCTTATTCTTTGTTGTCGGGATGGGGCAAATCTCAAATTATGTGGCTGCATTTGTGCTAG GAACTGAAATTTTATCTCCATCCAAACGGATAATCTACTCCACTCTTGGAGTTTGTATGTTCTACACCATTGGCTACACACTCCTTCCAGCAGTGGCCTTCTTCATCAGAGACTGGAGGATGCTGATgctagccctcaccctcccagGCTTCCTTTATGTCCCTTTTTGGTG GTTCATCCCAGAGTCTCCCAGATGGCTGCTCTctcagggaagagtggaggaggctGAGGCCATACTGAGAGATGCTGCCAGGAGGAACAGAGTCACAGCACCAGAGGTCATCTTCCGGCCTGTACAG TTAGAGCTCAAGGCTGGGAAGTTGGTGGCCCACAACATCTGTGATCTGGTGAGGTCCAGCAACATCCGTTGGGTGTCCATCACGCTGTGGCTGGTCTG GACCATTCTGTCCATCGGGTACTTTGCCTTGTCACTGAACACGTCCAACCTGGCAGGGAGCTCCTATCTGAACTGTTTCCTGTCAGCTGCTATTGAGGTCCCTGCCTATATCATGGCCTGGCTCATGTTCCGCTGCTGCCCCCGGCGCCTGtgtctcttctccactctgttTCTGGGTGGGGTGGTGCTGCTCTGCATAAACCTCATACCACCAA AGATGCTGGGGAAGTTTGGTGTGACTGCAGCTTTTTCCATCGTGTACGCCTACACGGCTGAGCTCTACCCCACTGTCGTGAGGAACACAGCCATAGGGGCCTGTTCCATGGCCTCCAGAGTGGGGAGCATCTCTGCCCCATACTTCATCTATCTGG GAGGCTGTTCCAAGTCGCTGCCATACATTCTAATGGGGAGTCTTACAGCTCTGTCTGGGTTGCTTAGCCTCCTGCTGCCTGAGAGCCATCGTATGCCTCTTCCAGACACCATCACTCACATGCAGACCTTCCCAGG ATGGAAAAAGAGATCAGTGTATAAACTGAGCCAATCTACAGGAGAGGAAGATGTGTCCGATACTTTGTGA
- the slc22a21 gene encoding solute carrier family 22 member 5 isoform X1, with product MTENGYEDNTAFLGEWGPFQQMVFFLLCLSIIPNGFTGMSIVFIGDTPSHHCLIPANANITGEWRNHSIPLEEESGTVVLSKCARYKLDVIQSFSERGYVPGIDVNVSEIQHETCLDGWEYDRGTYISTIVSEWDLVCADKWKNPLTSSVFFCGVLTGSFLSGQLSDRFGRKNVLFATMGVQTVFTFIQVFSPTWVVFCALFFVVGMGQISNYVAAFVLGTEILSPSKRIIYSTLGVCMFYTIGYTLLPAVAFFIRDWRMLMLALTLPGFLYVPFWWFIPESPRWLLSQGRVEEAEAILRDAARRNRVTAPEVIFRPVQLELKAGKLVAHNICDLVRSSNIRWVSITLWLVWTILSIGYFALSLNTSNLAGSSYLNCFLSAAIEVPAYIMAWLMFRCCPRRLCLFSTLFLGGVVLLCINLIPPNLSSVSTALEMLGKFGVTAAFSIVYAYTAELYPTVVRNTAIGACSMASRVGSISAPYFIYLGGCSKSLPYILMGSLTALSGLLSLLLPESHRMPLPDTITHMQTFPGWKKRSVYKLSQSTGEEDVSDTL from the exons ATGACTGAGAATGGCTATGAGGATAACACTGCCTTTCTTGGGGAATGGGGACCGTTCCAACAGATGGTGTTCTTTCTCTTATGTTTGAGTATCATCCCTAACGGCTTTACAGGTATGTCTATTGTGTTCATCggtgatacaccatcccaccaTTGCCTCATACCCGCAAATGCGAACATTACTGGCGAATGGAGAAATCACAGTATTCCTTTGGAGGAGGAAAGCGGGACTGTTGTGCTCAGTAAATGTGCCAGATACAAACTCGATGTCATACAGAGTTTCTCAGAAAGAGGTTATGTCCCAGGGATCGATGTCAACGTTTCTGAAATACAACACGAGACCTGTTTGGATGGCTGGGAATACGATCGGGGGACGTACATCTCCACCATTGTGTCCGAG tGGGACCTGGTGTGTGCTGATAAGTGGAAGAACCCATTGACCTCTTCTGtgttcttctgtggtgtcctcacTGGCTCCTTCCTCTCTGGCCAGCTCTCTGACAG GTTTGGGAGGAAAAATGTTCTCTTTGCCACCATGGGAGTTCAGACTGTGTTCACATTTATCCAGGTCTTCTCTCCAACCTGGGTTGTATTCTGTGCCTTATTCTTTGTTGTCGGGATGGGGCAAATCTCAAATTATGTGGCTGCATTTGTGCTAG GAACTGAAATTTTATCTCCATCCAAACGGATAATCTACTCCACTCTTGGAGTTTGTATGTTCTACACCATTGGCTACACACTCCTTCCAGCAGTGGCCTTCTTCATCAGAGACTGGAGGATGCTGATgctagccctcaccctcccagGCTTCCTTTATGTCCCTTTTTGGTG GTTCATCCCAGAGTCTCCCAGATGGCTGCTCTctcagggaagagtggaggaggctGAGGCCATACTGAGAGATGCTGCCAGGAGGAACAGAGTCACAGCACCAGAGGTCATCTTCCGGCCTGTACAG TTAGAGCTCAAGGCTGGGAAGTTGGTGGCCCACAACATCTGTGATCTGGTGAGGTCCAGCAACATCCGTTGGGTGTCCATCACGCTGTGGCTGGTCTG GACCATTCTGTCCATCGGGTACTTTGCCTTGTCACTGAACACGTCCAACCTGGCAGGGAGCTCCTATCTGAACTGTTTCCTGTCAGCTGCTATTGAGGTCCCTGCCTATATCATGGCCTGGCTCATGTTCCGCTGCTGCCCCCGGCGCCTGtgtctcttctccactctgttTCTGGGTGGGGTGGTGCTGCTCTGCATAAACCTCATACCACCAA ATCTGAGCTCTGTGTCCACTGCACTAGAGATGCTGGGGAAGTTTGGTGTGACTGCAGCTTTTTCCATCGTGTACGCCTACACGGCTGAGCTCTACCCCACTGTCGTGAGGAACACAGCCATAGGGGCCTGTTCCATGGCCTCCAGAGTGGGGAGCATCTCTGCCCCATACTTCATCTATCTGG GAGGCTGTTCCAAGTCGCTGCCATACATTCTAATGGGGAGTCTTACAGCTCTGTCTGGGTTGCTTAGCCTCCTGCTGCCTGAGAGCCATCGTATGCCTCTTCCAGACACCATCACTCACATGCAGACCTTCCCAGG ATGGAAAAAGAGATCAGTGTATAAACTGAGCCAATCTACAGGAGAGGAAGATGTGTCCGATACTTTGTGA